One window of Saimiri boliviensis isolate mSaiBol1 chromosome 4, mSaiBol1.pri, whole genome shotgun sequence genomic DNA carries:
- the RAB44 gene encoding ras-related protein Rab-44 isoform X2: MIFDWVDVEQKGRLSLEEFSSGLKNIVGSSQSAQRLRRRKPLPSKRVSATTSFPALEEADEEEKEAFLAFMEQLGTGHLLPKQTEIWQLWGKLRQEEPQLAGNLAGFMAKMTSCLQEAQAEKEALELTLRKRDSDHHREVQQLYEEMEQQIQQEKQQLQAESDSRGLAFTSQMQDILEAKEREVQRLAEGQRELEAQLSHLRSTHQEAASENQQLREAKRDLAGRLEEVRGQLQVTKGRLDTARGRVSWQMEEKLSVPGAGEKAPDPQAVSPEEGPLPGLFGDNDDWDQLLSSFGSPPHGALQLCWSPPPSPRAAPGPETPRVVRQISISGPHTLLFGQEPPSDPDRGPRTPPGVPFSAKDSEGMDPDEQDNRVPRTPPGVPFSAKDSKEMDPDEQDDRVQRTPPGVPFSAKDSKGMDPDEQDDRVPRTPPGVPFSAKDSEGMDPDDQDNRVPRPPPGVPFSAKGSKEMDPDEQDIRVPRTPPGVPFSAKDSEGMDPDEQDNRVPRTPPGVPFSAKDSKGMDLDEQDDRVQRTPPGVPFSTKDSKGMDPDEQDVTTEQPVETQDQDANQESGSRPEGRLLWGLPGPPGGESGSRVAAAFKVLIPLEDGLPPQVNAPPPQGPAGSSKQIQASDSDNKGPGSWAPPSGAQPGAGAGPQEPTQTPPTMTERETQPGPSPTTALEGVGPGKPPRQREALQQDRRATGSGLGLGFQRARALSLGPAEPFQGLASVGPVPTERLEQGQAGPAVQDGLPEGLREARGWVLGLGELPSLPHRGLEEEPRAEEGEQVDRGGQDLSSEQLVEAHRLETARLEHPQQESLLVSLPSATPQARADAEAPAPGKPAPPPVRAQPGAGPQEATHTPPTVAEPEAQPRPPLMTTHTEEQGLPHSREPRAESMLEDPGTDSRGAGLTPPPGDPMAGRPQANPDYLFHVIFLGDSNVGKTSFLHLLHQNSFATGLTATVGVDFRVKTLLVDNKCFLLQLWDTAGQERYHSMTRQLLRKADGVVLMYDVTSQESFAHVRYWLDCLQDAGADGVTILLLGNKMDCEEERRVPTEAGQQLAQELGVSFGECSAALGHNILEPMVHLARSLRMQEDGLKGSLVEVAPKRPPKRSGCCS; encoded by the exons ATGATCTTCGACTGGGTGGATGTGGAGCAGAAGGGACGCCTGTCCCTGGAAGAATTCAGCTCTGGACTCA AAAACATCGTTGGCTCCAGCCAGAGCGCCCAGAGGCTCCGCAGAAGGAAGCCACTGCCTTCTAAGCGGGTATCTGCTACCACCAGCTTCCCAGCACTGGAGGAGGCCGacgaggaggagaaggaggcgtTCCTTGCCTTCATGGAGCAGCTGGGGACTGGACACTTACTTCCCAA GCAGACGGAAATCTGGCAGCTGTGGGGGAAGCTGCGGCAGGAGGAGCCCCAGCTGGCAGGCAACCTGGCGGGCTTTATGGCCAAGATGACCAGCTGCCtgcaggaggcccaggcagagaaAGAGGCCCTGGAGCTGACCCTGAGGAA GCGAGACTCTGACCACCACCGCGAGGTGCAGCAGCTCTATGAGGAGATGGAGCAGCAGATCCagcaggagaagcagcagctgcaggctgag AGCGACTCTCGGGGTCtggccttcacctcccagatgcAGGACATCCTAGAGGCCAAGGAGCGAGAGGTGCAGCGACTAGCTGAGGGCCAGAGGGAG CTGGAGGCCCAGCTCTCCCACCTCAGGAGCACACATCAGGAGGCTGCCTCAGAGAACCAGCAGCTGCGGGAGGCCAAGCGTGACCTggctgggaggctggaggaggtgcGGGGGCAGCTGCAGGTGACCAAGGGGCGCCTTGACACCGCCAGAGGCCGGGTGTCCTGGCAGAtggaggagaaactgag TGTTCCTGGAGCAGGTGAAAAGGCCCCAGACCCTCAAGCTGTCTCCCCTGAGGAGGGCCCCCTGCCTGGGCTGTTTGGGGACAACGATGACTGGGACCAGCTCCTGAGCAGCTTTGGCAGCCCTCCGCATGGAGCCCTGCAGCTCTGCTGGAGCCCACCCCCGAGCCCGAGAGCCGCCCCGGGCCCCGAGACACCCCGCGTGGTCAGGCAGATCTCCATCTCGGGGCCGCACACTCTGCTGTTTGGTCAGGAGCCACCTTCAGATCCAGATAGGGGTCCAAGGACCCCTCCTGGGGTGCCTTTCAGTGCCAAGGACAGTGAAGGAATGGACCCAGATGAGCAGGACAATCGGGTTCCAAGGACCCCCCCTGGGGTGCCTTTCAGTGCCAAGGACAGTAAAGAAATGGACCCAGATGAGCAGGACGACAGGGTTCAAAGGACTCCCCCTGGGGTGCCTTTCAGTGCCAAGGATAGTAAAGGAATGGACCCAGATGAGCAGGACGATAGGGTTCCAAGGACTCCCCCTGGGGTGCCTTTCAGTGCCAAGGACAGTGAAGGAATGGACCCAGATGACCAGGACAATAGGGTTCCAAGGCCCCCCCCCGGGGTGCCTTTCAGCGCCAAGGGCAGTAAAGAAATGGACCCAGATGAGCAGGATATTAGGGTTCCAAGAACCCCCCCTGGGGTGCCTTTCAGTGCCAAGGACAGTGAAGGGATGGACCCAGATGAGCAGGACAATAGGGTTCCAAGAACCCCCCCTGGGGTGCCTTTCAGCGCCAAGGACAGTAAAGGAATGGACCTAGATGAGCAGGATGACAGGGTTCAAAGGACCCCCCCTGGGGTGCCTTTCAGCACCAAGGACAGTAAAGGAATGGACCCAGATGAGCAGGACGTTACCACAGAGCAGCCTGTTGAGACTCAGGACCAGGACGCCAACCAGGAGTCGGGGTCCAGACCTGAGGGCCGCCTCCTCTGGGGTCTCCCGGGACCCCCAGGTGGGGAGTCGGGAAGCCGGGTGGCAGCTGCATTCAAAGTGCTCATTCCATTGGAGGATGGGCTCCCTCCCCAAGTGAACGCTCCCCCTCCTCAGGGCCCAGCTGGGTCCAGCAAACAGATCCAGGCCTCAGACTCAGATAACAAGGGCCCTGGGTCTTGGGCTCCTCCCAGCGGGGCTCAGCCTGGGGCTGGAGCAGGACCCCAGGAACCCACACAGACCCCTCCCACCATGACTGAGCGGGAAACCCAGCCTGGACCCTCACCCACAACTGCCCTCGAAGGAGTGGGCCCAGGCAAGCCGCCTAGGCAAAGAGAGGCCCTCCAGCAAGACCGGCGTGCCACTGGCTCTGGGCTAGGATTGGGGTTCCAGAGGGCCAGAGCCCTTAGCCTGGGGCCAGCTGAGCCCTTCCAGGGCCTGGCATCTGTGGGTCCGGTGCCCACAGAGAGGCTGGAGCAGGGCCAGGCAGGCCCAGCGGTGCAGGACGGCCTTCCTGAGGGGCTCAGAGAAGCTCGTGGCTGGGTTCTTGGGCTGGGTGAGCTGCCTTCTCTCCCCCACCGGGGGCTGGAAGAGGAACccagggctgaggaaggagaacaggTGGACCGAGGTGGGCAGGACCTCAGTTCAGAGCAGTTGGTTGAGGCTCACCGCCTGGAAACTGCGCGTTTGGAACACCCTCAGCAAGAGTCTCTGCTTGTTTCTCTCCCGTCTGCCACACCCCAGGCTCGGGCAGACGCTGAAGCCCCTGCTCCTGGAAAACCAGCACCTCCTCCCGTCAGGGCTCAGCCTGGGGCAGGACCCCAGGAAGCCACGCACACCCCTCCCACCGTGGCCGAGCCGGAAGCCCAACCCAGGCCACCGCTCATGACCACTCACACAGAAGAACAAGGCCTCCCTCACTCCAGGGAGCCGAGGGCAGAAAGCATGCTTGAAGATCCAGGAACAGACTCCAGGGGGGCTGGGCTGACCCCGCCCCCAGGTGACCCCATGGCCGGAAGGCCCCAGGCCAACCCTGATTACCTCTTCCATGTCATCTTCCTGGGAGACTCCAATGTGGGCAAAACGTCGTTTCTGCACCTGCTGCACCAGAACTCCTTTGCCACCGGATTGACAGCTACCGTGG GAGTTGATTTTCGGGTCAAAACCCTGCTGGTGGACAACAAGTGCTTTTTGCTACAGCTCTGGGACACGGCTGGCCAAGAGAG GTACCACAGCATGACACGGCAGCTGCTCCGCAAGGCTGACGGGGTGGTGCTCATGTACGACGTCACCTCCCAGGAGAGCTTTGCCCACGTGCGCTACTGGCTAGACTGTCTTCAG